In Scomber japonicus isolate fScoJap1 chromosome 19, fScoJap1.pri, whole genome shotgun sequence, a single genomic region encodes these proteins:
- the LOC128380265 gene encoding major intrinsically disordered NOTCH2-binding receptor 1-like — MDISVLPNNNHPEKFLQLDVGMLPVTHGMFQVGALMSSQRHWQNRVYFQREQGLNSDSRSPPSPEDTPVVFVDRYLEKHITPVTLKSNIKRNPLYMDIRLMDTEDKEKSKPSWTVKEYDTQTIHGNLAHYLKEEEKTPKDLDFWLEDLYTPGFDSLLKKKEAEQKKRKLCKLLSLIIFSVCALLIVIIVPVVLLQKKD, encoded by the exons ATGGATATCTCTGTTCTTCCTAACAACAACCATCCAGAGAAGTTCCTCCAGCTGGATGTGGGAATGCTGCCGGTCACACACGGCATGTTCCAGGTTGGAGCACTCATGTCCAGTCAGAGACACTGGCAGAACAGGGTCTATTTCCAG AGGGAACAAGGGTTAAATAGTGACAGCAGGTCTCCTCCATCACCAGAGGACACTCCTGTGGTGTTTGTGGACAGATATCTAGAGAAGCACATCACTCCAGTCACTCTGAAGTCCAACATTAAGAGGAACCCTCTGTACATGGACATAAGATTGATGGACACAGAGGACAAAGAGAAGTCCAAACCCTCCTGGACTGTGAAGGAGTACGACACACAGACCATCCACGGCAACCTGGCACACTATTTAAAG gaggaagagaagactcCTAAAGATCTGGACTTCTGGCTGGAGGACCTCTACACACCAGGATTTGACTCTTtactgaagaagaaagaagcagaacagaaaaagagaaaactgtgCAAGCTGCTTTCTTtaatcattttctctgtttgtgcACTTCTTATAGTCATCATAGTGCCAGTTGTGCTTCTACAGAAGAAAGACTGA